The DNA window ACCACCAGTCCCACAACGGGTTTGGCGCAACCCATGCGCTCGAGCTTTTCCATCAGGGCGGGCAGCGCAGCTTCCGACGACGACGTACCGAGTACAATCAGCAGTTCTTCCCGGATGTATTTCAGGAACGACCACAGGCTGACTTTGTAGTACCGCAGAATGGCGTTGAGCACCACAAACACGAACAGGAACATCGTTGCGTAGACCGTCGTCATCAGCTTGGCAAGCGGAATCAGCGTGGCAATACCGTATTTTCCGATGGTGAACGCCATACCGCCGAACGCCCCGATGGGCGCAAACCGCATCACCAGATGCAGCCCTTTGAACACCCATTTCGACGCAGCCGACAGCCAGCCCAGCACCCGTTCGCGCCCTTCGTACCGGCTCAGCACAATCCCAACCACAATCGACACCAGCAGTACCTGAAGGGTTACGTTGTCGGCCAGAAACTTAAGCCACGAAAACGCTTCGGCCCGCTCCGTATACTGGCTGATGGCCCCGCCGTTGAGATTACCCGTATCAACGCCTTCGCCGGGCCGGATCAGTTTCGCCACCAGCACCCCAATCAGCAACGCTACGGTCGTAACGATTTCGAAGTACAGCAGGGCCTTTCCCCCTACCCGGCCTACCTTTTTGAGGTCGCCCATACTGCTGATTCCCAGCGTAATGGTCAGGAAGATGATAGGGTTGATAAAGAGCTTAACGACACTGATAAACCACTTGCCCAGAAACTCCATCTTCACGGCGGTGGCCGGGGCGAAGTGACCAAGCAATGCGCCCGACACGATAGCAGTCAGGACCCAGAAGGTGAGATTTGTGACTATTTTTTTCATAAAAATCAGTGTTCCATCAGGTAGTAGAGTAAAAAGAGAACAGGAAACGAAAGCGGAATGCCCAGCCCGACCATCTGCGCGGCCAGCGGGGCGTTAAGGCCGTACCGTTGCGCCAGAATAGCCGCCGTATTCATCGGCCCGATGGCCGAACCCAATATGCACAGGTCAGCCACGTAATCGTGCCGCCCCAGCCACAGTCGGCACAGCACAAACACCAGCAGTGGAGCCAGCAGCAGCTTGTAGGATAGCCCCAGCAGCAGGTTGGGCTGCTGTTCGGGACTAACCCGCAGCCGCAGTTGCAACCCGACCGACAGCAGCGCCAGCACCGAAAACGGACTGCTGATTTTTTCGAGCAGTTCGCGCACCAGCGCCGGGTGCCGGTATCCAGCCAGATTGGCCACCACCGCCACCAGAAACACCGGGAAGGGCGGAAACCGGAGCATGTTACCTAGTATCAGCTTCACCGATGGCCGACCTGACGGCTGTTGACCCGACGGAGACTGCTTTGCCAAATGCCAGCTTGCCAGCGCCACGCCCACTGTCATGGCCACCAGAAACGTACCGGCCTGACTCATCACGATACCCACCGCCAGCCCCGCCTTGCCGTAGAGCAGTTCGAACAGCGGAAAACCGACGAACGATACGCTGCTGATGCCACCCGTCAGTTGCAGGCTCCCCAGCGACGAGCGGTCGAGTTGGGTACCAAACCGGCTGAACAGCCCGAACACGAGCAACCCAATCAGAAACACGAGCCAGGGTACCAGTACCGGCAACCAGAACTGCCGGGTCAGGTGCATATCGGGAATGTAGAGGAGCGTCAGGGCCGGGATAAACACCGCCACCAGCAACTGATTGATCGTCAGGTGCGCATCGTCCGGCACCAGTTTTATCTGCCGCAGCACAACACCTACAATAAGACAAACCAGCAGCAGTACGACGTTTAGCATCGATTATCTCGTAAGTACCCCCCGTCCCCCTGAAGGGGGTGAGGACGTCCACGGAAGTTTTTGAGATGAGTCCTCACCCCCTTCAGGGGGACGGGGGTACTTTCATCCCTTTAAAAATTAATCATCAGATTGGCGTAGTAGTACGACCCGTTGAAGCCAAACTGGTTGGCGTTTCGGGTAAATGGCACCTGCCCGTTACTGTACGATGCGTAATTGGTAAAGACCCGATCCGGGTACACGTTCGTGATGTTGTTACCGCCAAGCGTAAGGGAAAACATTTTGTTGAGGGCATACACCGCCGACAGATCGAACAGGTTTTTGCCGCCGAAGGTCTGAGCACGGTGGGGCAGGCCGCTCGGCTTTTCCCAGGCCGTTACAGCACCGAAGTAACTCGACCGCAGCGTCACCGTCAATTTACCCACCTGATAGCCAAGCGATACCATCACTTTCGTGTGCGGCTGACTGGTTTCAATCAGGGCGCGGCTTACCGTGTCGATCAGCAGAATCGGGGTGGCGGTGCCAGCCTGCAACTGAGCGGGTGTACCCTTCGTACCGACAATGCTCGTTTTGTTGACCGTCAGGGCTACGCTCGCCGTGAAGACGTTGCTGCGCCGGAGCGTCTGCCGGAACGACGTCACGAAATCAACGCCCCGCGTCTGCGTATTGACCTGATTGGTGAAGAACGTAATCTCCTGCAAGTTGGGGAACAGCGGTTTCAGCGCGGCAATGTTGGCAACGCGCAGGTTTTCGGTGATGATAATCCGGTCGCGGATGTCGATCTGGTAAGCGTCGAGCGTAAACAGCAGTTTGTTGCGGGCCGCTTTTGCCGTCAGACCAATGTTGTAGTTCCACGACGTTTCCGCTTTGGGGTCTTCGATACCAATTTGAGCCAGACGTGGGTCGCTGTTGGGAATCTCCTTAGTCGAGGTTACGACGCCGTTCTGTACCGTCGATGTGGTTACGGCGTTAGCAACCTGCTGAAGCAGCGGAGCCCGGAAGCCGCGGTTGATGGAGCCGCGAATCGAGAAATTGTCGTTTAGCTTCAGGCGCGTTGCCAGCTTACCCGACAGGTTGCTGCCAAAATCGCTATAGTTTTCGTACCGCAGCGCAGCCGCCACCAGCAGCTTGTCGGTCAGGTCGCTCTCAACGTCGGCGTAGATGCCCACGTTCGAACGGGTCCGGTTGGTTTCGTCGTCGGTGCTGATACCGACGCGCCCCTGCGAACCGGGAATCTTGTTGTTGGTAGCGGCTAGTGGGCCCACCTGAAAACTGGCCGGGTCGCCCGCCATCAGCTGAAACCGGTCGACGCGGTACTGCGCGCCCAAAGCCAGGCTAAGCGTTTTGGTACCAGCCACGCCAAACATCGTTTTGTTAAGGTTGGCTTCGCTCACACTTTGCCCGAACGTGATACGGCCCACGTAAAAATCCTTCGGCGACGCAGCTCCCAGCGAGGCATTGGTCGAGTTGGTTACGTTCTGATCGAGGTAGTTGTAGCCGTAGCCGGTGCTGAAGTCGAAGTTCCAGCCGGTCAGCACTTTCTTCCGAATCCCCACCACGACCGAGTAATCCTGCACGCTGCCGGGCAGTTGCGGGGTGAATCCGTCGGGGTAAATGGATGGGTTCGTGGTGCCGACGGTCGGAATGGCCGTGCGGAAAAAGCCCAGTGCATTGACCCGCTTGCGTGAGTACCCGCCGAACGAGTACAGCGACCAGTTGTTGGTCAGCGGAATTCCGGCGTTATAAAACAACTGCCCTGATTTGAGCGCGCTGCTGCCGTACTGTGTTACCTTGAAGGTACCGTACTGACCATACACGCCCCGCGCTTCCCGGGTCGACTCATCGGTGGTTCTGTTGGTCGTGTATGCGCCCGTGTAGGCACCACCCGCTACGGGCTGCGGGTTGTACGGGTCCGAACGGTCGGTACCGGCCGCGTCCTGATAGCTACCCGTTACGTTGAGGTAACCCGTTTTGGCGAGCCGGAAGCCGTAGTTCACGCCTACCGTATAGCCACCACCGTCGCCCTGACTCGTGACGCCGTACTGCACCAGCGCACTACCCACCCCGACCGATTTTTTCAGGTTCAGGTTAACGATACCCGCAATGGCGTCGGAACCGTACTGAGCAGCGGCTCCGTCGCGCAGGATTTCCAGCCGCTCCACCGCCAGCGATGGCACGGCGTTCATGTCGGTCACAACGGTACCTTTACCCACCGTCACGTTCAGGTTAACGGCTCCAAACTGGTGCCGACGCTTTCCGTCAACCAGCACCAGCATCTGATCAGGCGACAAGCCCTTGAGCGACGAAGGATCGGCGTAGCTGGCCACGCCGTTGATTCCGTTTTTGGCCGAGTTGAACGAAGGCGACGTAAACTGCACCTGCTGGCTCAGTTCGGTCTGCCCCGTCGACTGCAACTCCTTGGCCGTCAACACGTCGACCGGCACGGGCCGCTCAACGTCGGTACGGGCTACGTTCGAGCGCGACCCCACCACGGCAACCTCCTGTAACGTAGCCGAGCTTTCTTCGAGTACCACGTCGACGGTGGTTTGCCCGGTCAGGGCTACCTCCTGATTTTTATACCCGATAAACGAGAAGACCAGCGTTTCACCCGCGTCGGCTTCGAGTTTAAACTGCCCCTGCGCGTCGGTCGAGGCACCGCGCGTTTTTCCTTTTATGGTTACGTTCACCCCCGGCAGCGCTTCCCCGTTTTTGGCCGTCACCTTTCCCGATATGGTCGGAGCTGCCGCAGGCATCTGTAGTTCTGACTTGGCGGAGGCTTCGTCAAGGTTCAGCACAATCTGCTGCCCCACAACCCGGTACGTAATGCGGAGCGGGCTAAGCAGTTGATTCAGCACGTTATCGAGCCGCTGTTCCTGTACCGAAATCGACACGGCCCGGTCGGCCTGAATCACTTCGGCACTGTACATAAACCGGATGTCGGCCTGCTGCTCCAGGCGACTGAGTACTGACCGGGCAGGTTGACCCACTGCCGTCAGCGTGATTCGTCGGCCAAGCACTTCCTGCGCCCGACCTTCGCGGGCAACGGCGATGCTGACAAACAGAATGGCGAGAAGGAACTGGCAGACGGTGATTTTCATAATAGCCCGCAGCAATGCTGGTAAAGTTGGCTGTCGATGCATACTTTTAAGTGGTTTTGGAACGGGTTTGAGAAATCTGGACAAAACGAGTCCCCTCGCCCGGTAAACGGGCGGTTCGCAGCTCGAAAAAATTGGGGAGTCAAAGCCGGTGATGGTGGCACATCACCGGCTTTTTTACGCGAAAACGGGTAGGTCAGTACTTGTTTTTCATCGGTGAATCAGGTTTATGGACTGGTAACAGGTTGAGCAGGTACGCACCCCCGACTATCGATAACCACCTGCCCATCGATAATTTCGTGCCGGGCGTGGGTCACCTCGCTAATGAGCGTCAGCTTGTCGTAAAGCGATTCGTTTGTTAACCGGGCCGTGAGCGTGCAGCGCGACAGGACGTCGGCATCGTACACAAAATCAACCCCGTAGGCTTTTTCCAGCCGGGCGAATACCACTGGCAAGGGCGTATCTACAAAGTTGAAATCCGGCTTCTCGCTCGCGGGCGTCAGCAGCACCGGATTCTCGGCCAGCGTTTTCACCAGCCGGGCATCGGCCGCGTAGAACACTGCCCGCTGATTCGGCACCAGCACCACCGCATTCGAGAATTCTTTCCCTCCCGAATTCGGCGCGGCCCGGCTAAATACCGATACTTTCCCGGTCCGCACCGTAACCGACACATTCGAGCGGTCGCCGAGGGTGTTTACCCGAAAACTCGTTCCCAGCACCCGCGTTACCACCCGGTCGGTCACGACCAGAAACGGCCGTTCGGGTTGGCGCGTCACATTGAAAAAAGCGTCGCCGGTCAGGAATACTTCGCGTTTGTTGGCGGCAAACCGGTCGGGGTAGCGCAGAAAACTGCCCGGTGCCAGCGTGACCTGACTACCGTCGTCGAGCCGGATCGGCATGGGCTGCTGCGTATTATTCATCCGCACCGACATCAGCTCAACCTGCCCGGACCGCTGCCCCGGCCATTGCCAGAGCCCGTAGCCAACCAGCCCCATCAGCAGCAGTACCGTAGCTGCCACGCGAAACCAGCTTTGCCGGTAAACGGGCATGGGCCGCACCATCGGTTCGCTGAACGTATCGGCCTGAATCCGGGCCCACATCCGCTGTTGCTGCGTCTTATTTGGCTCGTCAGCAGCCTGCCCAACGGCATCAGCGCCCAGTTCATCGTACCAGCCTTCCAGCCGGGCCGATTCTTCGTCGGTAGTTTGCCCAAGCCGGTAGCGACGCAGCAGCAGACGGAATTCGAACGGGTTCATGAGTCAGTGAACGGCGTTAGCTACCGTTCATAGTGTAAGTCAGGCAAACCCGGTCATTACCCTGAATAAAATCAGTATTTCCCTGAAAGTTTATACTCAGGATAGCTATCGACCAAAAATATCCACGAATAGTTATAAATACTCAGCAAACGTTACGGCCAGTAGTGTACCCAGGCCGTGCAGGTTTTCCCGGACGACGCGCAGGGCTTTGGCCAGATGGTACTGAATCGTTTTCTCCGACAGGTTGAGCCGGGCAGCAATTTCGGGGATGGTCAGGCAGTCGAAGCGGCTGAGCCGGAACACCTGCTGGGTTTGTTCGGGCAGCGTATGCAGGCTACGTTCGATGGCTTCGGTGAGGTCGCGCAGGGCCAGTTCGTCATCGACCGGGCGGGCTTCGGTTTGCTGCAAAAACGATTCGTAATACGCGATAAACCGTTCGTGTACCTGCTCCGACTCGATGTGGTTGATGATGGAAAACCGCAGGGCCGTAAACAAGTACGGGCGCAATTCGCGGATGGTATGCTGCTCCCGCTTTACCCACAAACTCACAAACAGATTCTGCACCAGTTCCTCGGCCACTTCCCGCGACCGCACCTTCTGGTAAGCCACCCGGTAAAGCGGATTCCAGTACCGCTCGTACACTTCGGCAAAGGCATTCCGGTCGCCGGTGCTAAGCGCGGTTACAAGCTGTTCGTCAATGTACTGACGGTAGCCTGTCGACGATACGGATGCCATGAGCAGAACGGTTTACGGATGTAGCAGGGCAAAGGTATCGATATTGCCCACATATCACTATTTACCGAATAACTATTACTATTTACAAACCTATTTTGAGTTTGTACACGCTGTTACGGCAGGGGGCTACCTTACGCTGGTTGATTACCCGCCCGTAACTGGGCAATGGTCTGCTGAATATGGGCGGTTCGCTGCTGCTGATTCAGTTCGGTAGGCGGAGCGGCCCGGACCGTACAATCGGCAATTGGGCAGCGTTCGCAAGTTTCTCCCACGGGCGTAGTGGGCAGGCTGGGGTCGCCGATGAAAGGTAACCGTTCGAGCAGGGTATCGGTGATGGGAAAACCGATGTTGACGCTGCTGTTGTCGGTGGTGGGGGGCGACGATTTGGCGATGGAAAACACGAAATACGTCGTGTCGTTGGTGGCAAACGAGATGCGCTGCGCCCGGCAAATGGGTTGCCCGTCCCACTGCCCCGACTGCTGAAGCTGCCGGAGTTCGTTCAGGATCGTGACCGATACCTGCCGACGGCAATAGTGTTCATCACGGGCGACACCGTGCGGGGTGTGCAGCTTGCTTAAGTGCAATTCTTTCGCCAGTAGAAACCGGCCGCTGGCGAGTTGATTGAACCGCAGAAAGAACAGGTCGTTCAACTCGAAATAGCCCGACAGCAGGTTGGTTACGCGCAACAGAAACATTTCCGGCGTCACGGCAGCCTCCGCCAGCATCCCCAGCATCCGGTCGTTGCTCCAGTTCGGTTGCTGCACCAGCGTCCGCAGTTCGTCAAGCAGCCGCGACCGGGGAATCAGGATACAGCGGGCGAAGTACGACGCCTGAAAATTATGCAGCACCTCATCGAATGAACGGGCTTCCAGCACCGACGATTCCAGCGGGCGAACCGTCTGGTTCAGTCGGTGATACCCCACTTCCCGCGCCAGCGTAAACACCCGCTGCTCTGTCGATAACTTGTTATTTACCAACAATTTACTTTGCTCCGGCAAATACACCGACCGCAGCGACAGCAGGGCTGGCTGGGTGGTTTCGTCGTAAAACTCGACCGTGCATTGATACGTTTGGTTCAGAATGCTTATTAGCCAGTCGGTGCGTTGTTCGGGCAGTTGCGGCAGCGGATTGTCGGTCAGGAAAGCATCGGCCTGCGCTTCGAGTTCCTCGAAATAATTGTGGTGCATGGCCTGATACGTCCGCAACACAGAGAAATAAAACTGCTCGACGCTCAGGTCGTAGTTGCGGCCAATCTCAATCAGCGTGTTGATAAACGCACTCAGCTTGGCGGGTGCATTCGCCATCACTTCCAGAAAATACGTCGGCTCAATACCGAACAGGTCGAGTGGCAACTCGTTCAGGATGTTTGAGTTAAGCAACTCTACAACCGGCTCCAGCGCTTTATTGACCTGCAACGACACCAGCGTATCGTAGGTGCTGTTGAGGGCTTTGGCCAGCGCAAACACCTTTTCGGTCTTGGGATATTTTTTTCCTTTCTCGATCTCATTGAGATACGACGGCGACAGGCCCGTTTTGTCGGCGAGGTCGTAGGTCGACAAGCCAAGCTCCCCACGTAGCTGCTTGATTTTCAGCCCAAAAATGAGCCGCACTTTTTCCCGGTCTGACGTCATGCCACAAAAATAACATTTCCAAGAATCTCAGTAAGCAAATTAAGAATTTTAGCGATTTCTATCTTTTTAGCGAACGTTCGCTTTTTTATTCATAATCGCTAACTACATTTGTGAAGTCACCAATCAGTTCACCTCAAACACAGTCTGCCATGGTAGCCGAAGTCGTCCGTAATCCCCGATTTGTGCAAGAATTACCTGAAGAAGCCGCACTGAATTTTCTGGGCGTTCGCACCAGCAAGGATGTGTATTTTCAACTGTCGCCCACCGAACTTGTCGAGCATGCGCTGCGCCGGGGCGAGGGGGCGTTAACCGAAACGGGGGCGCTCATGTGCGCCACCGGTCGCTACACGGGTCGGTCGCCGAAAGACCGTTACATCGTGCGCGACAGCCTGACCGAGGGGCGGGTCGACTGGGGAAATGTCAATATCCCGTACGACGAAGCCCGTTTCGAGCAGCTTCACCGCCGGATGCGGCACTACGTGGAATACCACCCCGTTTTTGTCCGCTACGCGCTGGCTGGTGCTGACCCGGCCCATCAATTGAAACTGTGTATTCTGACGACTTCGGCCTGGCAGAACCTGTTCTGCACGAATATGTTCCTGCGCCCAACGGCCGACGAACTGACCGATTTTGAACCCGATTTCACGATCCTGGCCGTCCCCGACTTTCTGGCCAATCCGGCCGAAGACCAGACGCGGGGCACCAATTTTGCCATTCTGAACCTCTCGAAACGGGTCATTCTGGTTGGCGGAACGGGCTACGCGGGTGAAATCAAGAAGGGCGTTTTCTCGGCGCTCAACTTCCTGCTGCCGCAAAAGAACGTCATGCCCATGCACTGCTCGGCCAACGTCGACCTGAACAATTCCACCGATGTAGCGTTGTTTTTCGGCCTGTCGGGAACGGGCAAAACGACCCTCTCGGCCGACCCGGAACGGGGACTGATTGGCGACGATGAGCACGGCTGGAGCGACGAAGGCATCTTCAATTTTGAAGGGGGCTGCTACGCCAAAGTTATCGACCTGACCCGCGAGCGCGAACCGCAGATTTTCGACGCCATCCGCTACGGCTCTATCGTGGAAAACACCCGGATGATCCGTAACTCGCGCACCGTCGATTACACCGATACGACCCTGACGGAGAATACGCGTACCTCCTACCCCATTTCGTTTATCGGCAACGCCGTTGAACCGTCGGTGGGTACCCATCCACGCAACATCTTCTTCCTGACCTGCGACGCTTTTGGCGTATTGCCGCCCATCGCCCGGCTGACGACCGAGCAGGCAATGGATTACTTCGTGCTGGGCTACACGGCGAGGGTAGCCGGTACGGAAATGGGCGTTACCGAGCCACAGGCCACGTTTTCGGCCTGTTTTGGAGCCGCTTTCATGCCGCTGCACGTCAGCGAATACGCCCGGATGCTCGGCGACAAAATCCGGCAGCACGGGGTCAATGTCTGGCTCGTGAATACCGGCTGGACGGGTGGCGGCTTCGGCGTTGGGCAACGCATGAAACTGAGCCACACCCGCTCGCTCATCCGGGCCGCCCTGACGGGCCAGCTCGCCGAAGGTCCGTTTGTGATGCACCCCGTTTTCAACCTTGCCATGCCGACCGCCTGCCCCGACGTACCAGCCCCCATCCTGGACCCGCGCCAGACCTGGGCCGACCCGATGGCGTACGACGCCA is part of the Spirosoma rhododendri genome and encodes:
- a CDS encoding AEC family transporter; amino-acid sequence: MLNVVLLLVCLIVGVVLRQIKLVPDDAHLTINQLLVAVFIPALTLLYIPDMHLTRQFWLPVLVPWLVFLIGLLVFGLFSRFGTQLDRSSLGSLQLTGGISSVSFVGFPLFELLYGKAGLAVGIVMSQAGTFLVAMTVGVALASWHLAKQSPSGQQPSGRPSVKLILGNMLRFPPFPVFLVAVVANLAGYRHPALVRELLEKISSPFSVLALLSVGLQLRLRVSPEQQPNLLLGLSYKLLLAPLLVFVLCRLWLGRHDYVADLCILGSAIGPMNTAAILAQRYGLNAPLAAQMVGLGIPLSFPVLFLLYYLMEH
- the pckA gene encoding phosphoenolpyruvate carboxykinase (ATP), whose product is MQELPEEAALNFLGVRTSKDVYFQLSPTELVEHALRRGEGALTETGALMCATGRYTGRSPKDRYIVRDSLTEGRVDWGNVNIPYDEARFEQLHRRMRHYVEYHPVFVRYALAGADPAHQLKLCILTTSAWQNLFCTNMFLRPTADELTDFEPDFTILAVPDFLANPAEDQTRGTNFAILNLSKRVILVGGTGYAGEIKKGVFSALNFLLPQKNVMPMHCSANVDLNNSTDVALFFGLSGTGKTTLSADPERGLIGDDEHGWSDEGIFNFEGGCYAKVIDLTREREPQIFDAIRYGSIVENTRMIRNSRTVDYTDTTLTENTRTSYPISFIGNAVEPSVGTHPRNIFFLTCDAFGVLPPIARLTTEQAMDYFVLGYTARVAGTEMGVTEPQATFSACFGAAFMPLHVSEYARMLGDKIRQHGVNVWLVNTGWTGGGFGVGQRMKLSHTRSLIRAALTGQLAEGPFVMHPVFNLAMPTACPDVPAPILDPRQTWADPMAYDAKANHLNSLFVDKRASLTSATSVTV
- the dctA gene encoding C4-dicarboxylate transporter DctA — protein: MKKIVTNLTFWVLTAIVSGALLGHFAPATAVKMEFLGKWFISVVKLFINPIIFLTITLGISSMGDLKKVGRVGGKALLYFEIVTTVALLIGVLVAKLIRPGEGVDTGNLNGGAISQYTERAEAFSWLKFLADNVTLQVLLVSIVVGIVLSRYEGRERVLGWLSAASKWVFKGLHLVMRFAPIGAFGGMAFTIGKYGIATLIPLAKLMTTVYATMFLFVFVVLNAILRYYKVSLWSFLKYIREELLIVLGTSSSEAALPALMEKLERMGCAKPVVGLVVPAGYSFNLDGTTIYLSLATLFLAQVFGVDLTVSQILTIIGILMVTSKGAAGVTGSGFVVLASTLTAIRVIPVEGLALLLGVDRFMSEARSITNFIGNAVATIFLANNEKAFDRSMMEQAFDPQTPPPSVPDLPQPELTI
- a CDS encoding FecR family protein, coding for MNPFEFRLLLRRYRLGQTTDEESARLEGWYDELGADAVGQAADEPNKTQQQRMWARIQADTFSEPMVRPMPVYRQSWFRVAATVLLLMGLVGYGLWQWPGQRSGQVELMSVRMNNTQQPMPIRLDDGSQVTLAPGSFLRYPDRFAANKREVFLTGDAFFNVTRQPERPFLVVTDRVVTRVLGTSFRVNTLGDRSNVSVTVRTGKVSVFSRAAPNSGGKEFSNAVVLVPNQRAVFYAADARLVKTLAENPVLLTPASEKPDFNFVDTPLPVVFARLEKAYGVDFVYDADVLSRCTLTARLTNESLYDKLTLISEVTHARHEIIDGQVVIDSRGCVPAQPVTSP
- a CDS encoding TonB-dependent receptor; this translates as MHRQPTLPALLRAIMKITVCQFLLAILFVSIAVAREGRAQEVLGRRITLTAVGQPARSVLSRLEQQADIRFMYSAEVIQADRAVSISVQEQRLDNVLNQLLSPLRITYRVVGQQIVLNLDEASAKSELQMPAAAPTISGKVTAKNGEALPGVNVTIKGKTRGASTDAQGQFKLEADAGETLVFSFIGYKNQEVALTGQTTVDVVLEESSATLQEVAVVGSRSNVARTDVERPVPVDVLTAKELQSTGQTELSQQVQFTSPSFNSAKNGINGVASYADPSSLKGLSPDQMLVLVDGKRRHQFGAVNLNVTVGKGTVVTDMNAVPSLAVERLEILRDGAAAQYGSDAIAGIVNLNLKKSVGVGSALVQYGVTSQGDGGGYTVGVNYGFRLAKTGYLNVTGSYQDAAGTDRSDPYNPQPVAGGAYTGAYTTNRTTDESTREARGVYGQYGTFKVTQYGSSALKSGQLFYNAGIPLTNNWSLYSFGGYSRKRVNALGFFRTAIPTVGTTNPSIYPDGFTPQLPGSVQDYSVVVGIRKKVLTGWNFDFSTGYGYNYLDQNVTNSTNASLGAASPKDFYVGRITFGQSVSEANLNKTMFGVAGTKTLSLALGAQYRVDRFQLMAGDPASFQVGPLAATNNKIPGSQGRVGISTDDETNRTRSNVGIYADVESDLTDKLLVAAALRYENYSDFGSNLSGKLATRLKLNDNFSIRGSINRGFRAPLLQQVANAVTTSTVQNGVVTSTKEIPNSDPRLAQIGIEDPKAETSWNYNIGLTAKAARNKLLFTLDAYQIDIRDRIIITENLRVANIAALKPLFPNLQEITFFTNQVNTQTRGVDFVTSFRQTLRRSNVFTASVALTVNKTSIVGTKGTPAQLQAGTATPILLIDTVSRALIETSQPHTKVMVSLGYQVGKLTVTLRSSYFGAVTAWEKPSGLPHRAQTFGGKNLFDLSAVYALNKMFSLTLGGNNITNVYPDRVFTNYASYSNGQVPFTRNANQFGFNGSYYYANLMINF
- a CDS encoding RNA polymerase sigma-70 factor — protein: MASVSSTGYRQYIDEQLVTALSTGDRNAFAEVYERYWNPLYRVAYQKVRSREVAEELVQNLFVSLWVKREQHTIRELRPYLFTALRFSIINHIESEQVHERFIAYYESFLQQTEARPVDDELALRDLTEAIERSLHTLPEQTQQVFRLSRFDCLTIPEIAARLNLSEKTIQYHLAKALRVVRENLHGLGTLLAVTFAEYL
- a CDS encoding helix-turn-helix domain-containing protein; this translates as MTSDREKVRLIFGLKIKQLRGELGLSTYDLADKTGLSPSYLNEIEKGKKYPKTEKVFALAKALNSTYDTLVSLQVNKALEPVVELLNSNILNELPLDLFGIEPTYFLEVMANAPAKLSAFINTLIEIGRNYDLSVEQFYFSVLRTYQAMHHNYFEELEAQADAFLTDNPLPQLPEQRTDWLISILNQTYQCTVEFYDETTQPALLSLRSVYLPEQSKLLVNNKLSTEQRVFTLAREVGYHRLNQTVRPLESSVLEARSFDEVLHNFQASYFARCILIPRSRLLDELRTLVQQPNWSNDRMLGMLAEAAVTPEMFLLRVTNLLSGYFELNDLFFLRFNQLASGRFLLAKELHLSKLHTPHGVARDEHYCRRQVSVTILNELRQLQQSGQWDGQPICRAQRISFATNDTTYFVFSIAKSSPPTTDNSSVNIGFPITDTLLERLPFIGDPSLPTTPVGETCERCPIADCTVRAAPPTELNQQQRTAHIQQTIAQLRAGNQPA